In Flavobacterium endoglycinae, one DNA window encodes the following:
- a CDS encoding glycoside hydrolase, producing the protein MRKIYLTLLLVTSSLSFAQRTVTISTDNVVQTMDGFGGSDAWRTQFVGKNWPEQKKNAIADLLFSKEIDAQGNPKGIGLSIWRFNLGAGSAEQGENSKVSDEWRRSECFLNADGTYDFSKQEGQRWFLQAAKKRGVEKFLIFTNSPPVHMTNNGLSFASQKNKLNLKDGAIPKFADFLVQSIQGLEKKEGIKFDYVSPLNEPQWEWMPKNGDTNSQEGTPATNQEIYEVTKALSEKLKAKKLSTEIVIAEAAQIDYLYENVNAENRDNQIDYFFGKTKTNITKFSNVKNVILGHSYFTTWPIERQVLSRKLIAAEIKKNPGLKYWQSEYCILENPGEAEIPGGSGGGRDLGMQTALFVARLIHNDIAVANAASWQWWTSITRVDYKDGLIYLDDGKSNGGTAPDYVRNDGEFHDSKLLWALGNYSLFVRPGMLRLDVPNQNELDKANDVMLTAYKDIQNKKLIVVAVNCGKSVQQYKFDLSKGTLKNNEFIPYVTSDTSNLKRAEVQKNGNLEIPARSVVTFVGELQY; encoded by the coding sequence ATGAGGAAAATATATCTCACGCTTTTACTAGTAACAAGTTCGCTGTCGTTTGCACAGCGAACCGTTACTATCAGCACAGATAATGTAGTACAAACCATGGATGGTTTTGGAGGTTCTGATGCCTGGAGAACACAGTTTGTAGGCAAGAATTGGCCAGAACAGAAAAAAAATGCCATTGCAGATTTGCTGTTTAGCAAAGAAATCGATGCACAAGGAAATCCAAAAGGTATCGGACTTTCGATCTGGCGATTTAATCTTGGAGCAGGAAGTGCCGAGCAAGGCGAAAACAGTAAAGTTTCGGACGAATGGAGAAGAAGCGAATGCTTTCTAAATGCCGACGGAACGTACGATTTCTCAAAACAAGAAGGCCAAAGATGGTTTTTACAAGCGGCCAAAAAACGCGGAGTAGAAAAGTTTCTGATTTTTACCAATAGTCCGCCAGTGCATATGACGAACAACGGATTGTCTTTTGCTTCTCAAAAGAATAAACTGAATCTAAAAGATGGTGCAATTCCAAAATTTGCCGATTTCTTAGTTCAAAGTATTCAAGGATTGGAGAAAAAAGAAGGAATCAAATTCGACTATGTGAGTCCGTTAAATGAACCGCAGTGGGAATGGATGCCGAAAAACGGTGACACCAACAGCCAAGAAGGAACTCCGGCAACCAATCAAGAAATATATGAGGTGACCAAAGCACTTTCGGAAAAACTGAAAGCTAAAAAACTAAGCACCGAAATCGTAATTGCTGAAGCCGCACAAATCGATTATTTGTACGAAAATGTAAATGCCGAAAACCGAGACAATCAAATTGATTATTTCTTTGGAAAGACCAAAACCAACATTACTAAATTTTCGAATGTAAAAAATGTGATTCTAGGACACAGCTATTTTACAACTTGGCCAATTGAAAGACAGGTTTTAAGCAGAAAATTAATCGCTGCCGAAATTAAAAAAAATCCGGGACTAAAATACTGGCAGTCGGAATACTGTATTTTAGAAAATCCAGGAGAAGCTGAAATTCCGGGAGGTTCTGGCGGAGGAAGAGATTTAGGAATGCAGACCGCTTTGTTTGTAGCCCGCTTAATTCATAATGATATTGCAGTAGCCAATGCCGCATCATGGCAATGGTGGACTTCTATTACAAGAGTAGATTACAAAGACGGCTTAATTTATCTGGATGATGGAAAAAGCAACGGAGGAACAGCTCCAGATTATGTAAGGAATGATGGAGAATTTCACGATTCTAAACTGCTTTGGGCTTTAGGGAACTATTCGCTTTTTGTTCGTCCAGGAATGCTTAGATTAGATGTTCCGAACCAAAACGAATTAGACAAAGCAAACGATGTAATGCTAACCGCTTACAAAGACATTCAAAATAAAAAATTGATTGTGGTAGCTGTCAATTGCGGAAAATCGGTCCAGCAATACAAATTTGATCTATCAAAAGGAACTTTAAAAAACAACGAGTTCATACCTTACGTAACTTCTGATACATCAAACTTAAAAAGAGCCGAAGTTCAAAAAAATGGAAATCTAGAAATCCCAGCAAGGTCTGTAGTGACGTTTGTGGGAGAATTGCAATATTAA
- a CDS encoding RagB/SusD family nutrient uptake outer membrane protein yields MKKIIVSIIAFSLFSASCSDFIEKEERGTQTLENYFQTAQECENYTNELTKRLLLPNDWWTLLAPRVTNEMSTDDAWMGNTGQDSGAHRPSSQYLITPDNMGDMNSIYTAHYYTIQSANIGLEKMALSPISETLKNQYMGESLFVRAYCYYELVNLFGGVPLYTTSLGTADLKLERSSAAAVYAQIESDLKESAAKLESAPVAKDGRINKWAAYALLARVSLFQEKWAEAKNYSNKVITEGPFALEADFLNIWNVNNHNGVESILEAQSSSVQNRDLGSALPTLSGARGEDKKNFPSNDAADVLDGWGWCMPTSDLENAYLSENDVIRRRSTITKWGEAAYGDEVLNPTHKFSLNDNKSGRICRKYYIPIATRRSLDKKDGHLPLNIPLIRLAEMYLTRAEANYHLGGDALADINIIRARVKLDPKTGISGPTLLRQIYKERRLELAFEGLRLFDIRREKDPTTGRPVIESLMGPNGTFVKYNQSSTDPYETTNLREPQDKGINFDPSKHLLWPIPQLEIDLSNGVIKQNPNY; encoded by the coding sequence ATGAAAAAAATTATAGTATCAATCATAGCTTTCTCTCTGTTTTCAGCTTCTTGCAGTGATTTCATTGAAAAAGAAGAAAGAGGAACCCAAACATTAGAAAACTACTTTCAAACCGCACAAGAGTGTGAAAATTATACAAACGAATTAACAAAAAGATTGTTGCTTCCAAACGACTGGTGGACATTACTAGCGCCAAGAGTAACCAACGAAATGTCAACCGATGATGCTTGGATGGGAAACACAGGACAAGACAGCGGTGCGCATAGACCTAGTTCACAATACCTGATTACTCCTGATAATATGGGAGATATGAATAGTATTTATACCGCACATTATTACACCATTCAGTCGGCTAATATTGGTTTAGAAAAAATGGCATTATCGCCAATTTCAGAAACGCTGAAAAACCAATATATGGGAGAATCACTTTTCGTTCGTGCTTATTGTTATTACGAATTAGTGAATCTTTTTGGTGGAGTGCCTTTGTACACTACATCTTTAGGAACCGCAGATTTAAAATTAGAAAGAAGCTCAGCCGCAGCAGTATATGCACAGATTGAAAGCGATCTTAAAGAATCAGCAGCAAAATTAGAAAGTGCTCCAGTAGCCAAAGATGGAAGAATCAACAAATGGGCTGCGTATGCTTTGTTAGCTCGTGTGTCTCTGTTTCAAGAAAAATGGGCAGAAGCAAAAAACTATTCAAACAAAGTAATTACAGAAGGACCTTTTGCACTTGAAGCTGATTTCCTAAACATCTGGAATGTAAACAATCATAATGGAGTAGAATCTATTCTAGAAGCACAATCTTCATCAGTTCAAAATAGAGATTTAGGTTCTGCCTTGCCAACTTTATCAGGTGCTAGAGGAGAAGACAAAAAGAACTTTCCAAGTAATGATGCCGCTGACGTTTTGGACGGATGGGGTTGGTGTATGCCGACAAGTGATTTAGAAAATGCCTATCTTTCTGAAAATGACGTAATCCGCAGAAGAAGTACGATTACAAAATGGGGAGAAGCTGCTTACGGAGATGAAGTTTTAAATCCAACTCATAAATTCAGTTTAAACGACAATAAATCAGGACGTATCTGTCGTAAATATTACATTCCTATTGCGACTCGTCGTTCTTTAGATAAAAAAGATGGACATCTTCCGCTAAACATTCCGTTGATTCGTCTGGCAGAAATGTACTTAACAAGAGCAGAAGCCAATTATCATTTAGGAGGAGATGCTTTAGCAGATATCAACATCATTAGAGCACGTGTAAAATTAGATCCAAAAACAGGAATTTCTGGACCCACTTTATTGAGACAAATCTATAAAGAACGCCGTTTAGAACTAGCTTTTGAAGGATTACGTTTGTTCGATATTCGTCGCGAAAAAGACCCAACAACCGGAAGACCAGTTATCGAATCTTTAATGGGACCAAACGGAACTTTTGTAAAATACAATCAGAGTTCAACAGACCCGTACGAAACAACCAACTTGAGAGAACCACAAGACAAAGGAATCAATTTTGATCCTTCAAAACACCTATTGTGGCCAATTCCTCAGTTAGAAATTGACTTAAGTAACGGAGTAATCAAACAAAACCCAAATTACTAA
- a CDS encoding glycoside hydrolase codes for MKFFNTTKVSLLCAGLLLANTIVGCDSESDNSNSENAAVTSLNVNLDMGLQTMESFGASDAWQCNFIGKNWPSDKRNKIADLLFSQAVDADGNPKGIGLSLWRFNLGTGSAEQGDASDITDEWRRTECFTTNGVSYDMNKQAGQVWFMKAARERGVNKLLAFANSAPVYLTQNGKAHAAIKEFYNLKDGKMPDLADFWTTSLDKLKTEHGLTIDYVSPFNEPQYEWDGSGQEGSPATNANIYSFVNILSPKLQAKGLDAKIVVGEAGSYESLYKTVSGKESRSNQIDYFFAANSTKKISGLSNVKNTISGHSYWQAWPLNEMVSSRQAAASRIQSVGEVSLWSSEYCVLESPGTAELPGGAGAGRDLGMSLALWTARIISTDIAVGGVTSWQWWTAISRGDYKDGLIHVDDGASNGAGNADYCKNDGYIRDSKTLWALGNFSFFVKPGMVRVQIPTIDNSTELNNVMVTAYKDAVNKKLVIVAVNISKSAKKYNLKLSGGTVTDNKLTPYTTSETLSLKKGTAVDAASLEIPARSVVTYVGNYK; via the coding sequence ATGAAGTTTTTTAATACAACTAAAGTAAGTCTGCTGTGTGCAGGCTTGCTTTTGGCTAACACTATAGTAGGATGTGATTCTGAATCAGATAATTCAAATTCTGAAAATGCTGCCGTAACAAGCCTCAACGTAAATCTTGATATGGGTTTACAAACGATGGAAAGTTTTGGAGCTTCAGATGCTTGGCAGTGTAATTTTATTGGGAAAAACTGGCCATCGGATAAAAGAAATAAAATAGCCGATTTATTGTTCAGCCAAGCCGTAGATGCAGATGGAAACCCAAAAGGAATTGGATTGTCATTATGGCGTTTTAACCTTGGAACCGGAAGTGCAGAACAAGGCGATGCCAGCGATATTACCGATGAATGGAGAAGAACCGAATGTTTTACGACAAATGGAGTTTCGTATGACATGAACAAACAAGCGGGTCAAGTTTGGTTTATGAAAGCCGCAAGAGAACGCGGTGTAAACAAACTTTTAGCTTTTGCCAATAGTGCTCCAGTTTACTTAACGCAAAATGGAAAAGCACATGCCGCAATCAAAGAATTTTACAATTTAAAAGATGGTAAAATGCCTGATTTAGCCGATTTCTGGACCACATCTTTAGACAAACTAAAAACAGAACACGGTTTAACAATCGATTATGTAAGTCCGTTTAACGAACCGCAATACGAGTGGGATGGTTCAGGACAAGAAGGTTCTCCGGCAACCAATGCGAATATTTACAGCTTTGTAAATATCCTTTCGCCAAAATTACAAGCAAAAGGATTAGATGCTAAAATTGTAGTGGGAGAAGCAGGATCTTATGAATCTTTATACAAAACCGTTTCAGGAAAAGAAAGCAGATCCAATCAAATTGATTATTTCTTTGCCGCCAATTCTACTAAAAAAATCAGTGGTTTAAGCAATGTAAAAAATACAATTTCGGGTCACAGTTACTGGCAGGCGTGGCCATTAAATGAAATGGTATCGTCAAGACAAGCCGCTGCTTCTAGAATCCAATCTGTTGGTGAAGTGAGTCTTTGGTCATCAGAATATTGTGTTTTAGAAAGTCCGGGAACAGCTGAATTGCCAGGTGGAGCAGGAGCAGGAAGAGACTTAGGAATGTCATTAGCACTTTGGACAGCACGTATCATCAGTACAGACATTGCCGTGGGAGGCGTTACGTCTTGGCAGTGGTGGACAGCAATCAGCCGTGGTGATTATAAAGATGGATTAATTCACGTAGATGATGGAGCAAGCAACGGAGCAGGAAACGCCGATTATTGCAAAAACGATGGATACATCAGAGATTCTAAAACGCTTTGGGCTTTAGGAAACTTCTCTTTCTTCGTAAAACCGGGAATGGTGAGAGTGCAGATTCCAACTATTGACAATTCAACTGAATTAAATAATGTTATGGTTACCGCTTACAAAGATGCGGTAAATAAAAAATTGGTAATCGTTGCGGTAAACATCAGCAAATCGGCTAAAAAGTACAATTTAAAGCTTTCAGGCGGAACAGTTACAGACAATAAATTGACTCCTTACACCACTTCTGAAACTCTAAGTTTGAAAAAAGGAACCGCGGTCGATGCAGCGAGTTTAGAAATTCCAGCAAGGTCGGTTGTGACTTATGTTGGGAATTATAAGTAG